A single genomic interval of Adhaeribacter pallidiroseus harbors:
- a CDS encoding alginate lyase family protein — protein MGKGTFTPKMISADQIAQDLPAIDNNAEELRNSQASNSTYCDLESETPNEDFYLQTEYEADLDLLLLQVDIDNDPRVPPPVAPGPDNSMGTLLNGQPPLSWSFSSLSTKANLYKAVISGHSNQYFLKKAVERLETIIANGNLLQKTPYGIAPKPATFNYLDENGSTITKPMVATDSPNDYVSLATYWWPDLNSADGLPYIVHDGKPNPEATAIPDHSLLHDICHDIQFLGLAYYFTKKDAYAAQAIALLRAFFLDPITRMNPHLRYAQIIMGANKGNGRCIGFVDAELLPELLNGYQLLQESPALIAAPEVDAGMKEWFRQFWQWLTTHYETVPPKGSAAFYHYQMMKEIKTVKNNIRCAYELQVISYAQFIGENAWAVQEINAILKDSKTELGLISEQILPENGIFKVKDKTGEEKEYPVPAGTMPKEMKRAKPATYCQKNLDLLLRLCVLAENAGVDLWNYTSPGGSSVKKAIEAIWYFNINPQEWPRSENEDLADPKVYRIFRHTIRRASGAWLQDKTLQNNVQTYLQRLDELVGAQSGYSEVAYRKGLDWQLLIHKLGYTF, from the coding sequence ATGGGAAAAGGTACTTTTACTCCTAAAATGATTTCCGCTGATCAGATCGCGCAAGATTTACCCGCTATAGATAATAACGCAGAGGAACTCCGTAATTCTCAAGCAAGTAATTCCACTTATTGCGACTTAGAATCGGAAACGCCGAATGAAGATTTTTATTTACAAACCGAATATGAAGCAGACCTTGATTTACTATTGTTACAGGTAGATATTGATAATGATCCTCGGGTACCACCGCCCGTTGCACCAGGCCCCGATAATTCCATGGGAACTCTTCTGAATGGTCAGCCCCCATTATCTTGGTCTTTTTCGTCTTTAAGTACCAAGGCAAATCTGTATAAAGCAGTAATATCGGGACACTCCAACCAGTATTTTTTAAAAAAAGCCGTCGAAAGATTGGAAACCATCATTGCAAATGGCAATTTATTGCAAAAAACGCCCTACGGAATAGCACCTAAACCGGCTACTTTTAATTACTTGGATGAAAATGGCTCGACCATAACGAAACCCATGGTAGCTACCGATTCCCCGAATGATTATGTAAGCCTCGCCACTTATTGGTGGCCTGATTTAAATTCAGCGGATGGATTACCGTATATCGTGCATGACGGAAAACCCAATCCGGAAGCTACGGCTATTCCGGACCATTCTTTGCTGCACGACATCTGCCACGATATTCAGTTTTTAGGGTTAGCATATTATTTTACCAAGAAGGATGCTTATGCGGCTCAAGCCATTGCTTTACTCCGCGCCTTTTTTCTCGATCCAATCACCCGCATGAATCCGCATTTAAGATACGCTCAGATTATTATGGGGGCTAATAAAGGCAACGGCCGATGCATTGGTTTTGTTGATGCAGAATTATTACCCGAGTTATTAAATGGTTACCAATTATTGCAAGAATCACCAGCCTTAATCGCTGCTCCGGAAGTAGACGCCGGCATGAAAGAATGGTTTCGTCAGTTTTGGCAATGGTTAACCACTCATTACGAAACAGTGCCGCCTAAGGGCAGCGCAGCTTTTTATCATTACCAAATGATGAAAGAAATTAAAACCGTTAAAAACAATATTCGCTGTGCGTACGAGTTACAGGTGATAAGTTATGCCCAGTTTATTGGTGAAAATGCTTGGGCGGTGCAAGAAATAAACGCCATCCTAAAAGATAGTAAAACGGAGTTGGGATTAATTTCGGAGCAAATACTACCCGAGAACGGCATTTTTAAAGTAAAAGATAAAACTGGAGAGGAAAAAGAGTATCCGGTTCCGGCGGGAACAATGCCCAAAGAAATGAAGCGAGCTAAACCAGCCACCTATTGCCAGAAAAATCTGGATTTACTGCTTCGGCTCTGTGTATTGGCCGAAAACGCGGGAGTAGATTTATGGAATTACACCAGTCCGGGGGGCTCCTCCGTAAAAAAAGCCATTGAAGCCATTTGGTATTTCAACATTAATCCGCAGGAATGGCCCCGTTCCGAGAACGAGGACTTGGCCGACCCCAAGGTGTACCGTATTTTTAGGCATACCATACGCCGGGCAAGTGGCGCCTGGCTGCAGGATAAAACTTTACAAAATAACGTACAAACTTATCTGCAAAGATTGGATGAGTTGGTAGGTGCTCAGTCCGGATATTCTGAAGTCGCCTACCGCAAAGGCTTAGATTGGCAATTGCTCATCCATAAACTAGGCTATACGTTTTAA
- the leuS gene encoding leucine--tRNA ligase, whose protein sequence is MSEYNFNQIEKKWQQYWKQHQTFKVTIDANRPKYYVLDMFPYPSGAGLHVGHPLGYIASDIVTRYKRIKGFNVLHPMGFDAFGLPAEQYAIQTGQHPAVTTEQNINRYKEQLANLGFSFDWSREVRTSDPQYYKWTQWIFLKLFDSWYNQATDKAEPIRTLIQKFESSGTANVKAAGHEEDNSQFSAAEWHHSSEKEQQAILLKYRLAFLSDATVNWCPALGTVLANDEVKDGVSERGGYPVIRQKMKQWSLRISAYAERLLNDLEQIDWTEPIKEMQRNWIGKSIGAELNFKIKGSEQQLKVFTTRPDTIYGVSFLVIAPEHEWVPELTSPEQKEAVEEYVNTAKNRSERDRMSDVKHISGVFTGSYVINPISGDEIPLWIADYVLAGYGTGVVMAVPASDSRDFNFAKHFNLPILPVIEGSTPDEVYEAKEGIMMNSGFLNGLPVKEAIKAAVAKFAELGVGRGKVQYRIHDAVFGRQRYWGEPIPIYYKDDVAYPLPESELPLILPEIDAFLPTETGEPPLGRAKDWKYQAEYHYELTTMPGWAGSSWYYLRYMAPDNGKQFVSSEAEKYWGSVDLYIGGSEHATGHLLYARFWYKFLKDLGLVSSEEPFKKLINQGMIQGRSNFVYRVSNTHQFVSYNLRHQYDVTPLHVDVNIVENDVLDIEAFKKWRSDLADSEFILENGKYICGWEVEKMSKRWYNVVNPDDIIHKVGTDTLRMYEMFLGPLEQFKPWNTNGIDGVHKFLKRFWKLFFDANNQFYVSNEEPTATELKTLHKTIKKVEEDIERFSFNTSVSTFMICVNELTALKCTKKAILEPLTIALSPYAPHITEELWHLLGHADSISYARFPAWQEKYLTESSFEYPISVNGKMRGKLTFPTDMAKELIEQEVIGSGLIDKYLEGKAPKKIIVVPNKIVNVVV, encoded by the coding sequence ATGTCGGAATACAACTTTAACCAGATAGAAAAAAAGTGGCAACAATACTGGAAACAACACCAAACTTTTAAAGTTACCATTGATGCAAACCGGCCAAAATACTATGTTCTGGATATGTTTCCGTATCCGTCCGGTGCCGGATTACACGTAGGGCATCCTTTAGGCTATATTGCTTCGGATATTGTAACCCGTTACAAGCGGATTAAAGGCTTTAACGTTTTGCACCCCATGGGTTTTGATGCTTTTGGCTTACCCGCGGAGCAGTACGCTATTCAAACGGGCCAGCACCCGGCAGTTACCACTGAGCAAAACATAAACCGCTATAAAGAACAATTAGCAAACCTGGGTTTTTCTTTCGACTGGAGCCGCGAAGTACGTACCTCCGACCCGCAGTATTATAAATGGACGCAATGGATTTTTTTAAAATTGTTTGATTCGTGGTACAACCAGGCCACCGATAAAGCCGAACCTATTCGCACCTTAATTCAAAAATTTGAAAGTTCCGGTACCGCCAACGTAAAAGCGGCGGGCCACGAAGAAGACAACAGCCAGTTCAGCGCCGCAGAATGGCATCACTCCAGCGAAAAAGAACAACAAGCTATTTTATTAAAGTACCGTTTGGCATTTTTGTCCGATGCTACCGTAAACTGGTGCCCGGCTCTGGGAACCGTACTCGCCAACGATGAAGTAAAAGACGGGGTTTCGGAACGGGGTGGGTATCCGGTCATTCGCCAGAAGATGAAGCAATGGAGTTTACGCATTTCCGCCTACGCCGAGCGTTTATTAAACGACCTCGAACAAATAGACTGGACCGAACCCATTAAAGAAATGCAGCGCAACTGGATTGGTAAATCCATTGGCGCTGAGTTAAATTTTAAAATTAAAGGTTCGGAGCAACAGCTTAAGGTTTTTACCACCCGCCCGGATACTATTTACGGAGTTTCTTTTCTGGTTATTGCTCCGGAGCACGAATGGGTACCCGAATTAACTTCTCCGGAACAAAAAGAAGCCGTAGAAGAATACGTAAATACGGCTAAAAACCGCTCGGAACGTGACCGCATGAGTGATGTAAAACACATAAGTGGGGTTTTTACCGGTTCTTATGTGATCAATCCTATCAGTGGCGACGAAATCCCTTTATGGATTGCTGATTACGTTTTAGCCGGCTATGGTACCGGGGTGGTTATGGCCGTTCCCGCCAGCGATAGTCGCGATTTTAACTTTGCCAAACATTTTAACCTTCCTATCCTACCCGTAATAGAAGGTTCAACTCCCGATGAAGTATACGAAGCCAAAGAAGGAATTATGATGAATTCCGGCTTCTTAAATGGTTTGCCGGTAAAAGAAGCTATTAAAGCCGCGGTGGCTAAATTTGCAGAATTGGGGGTTGGCCGGGGTAAGGTACAATACCGCATTCACGACGCGGTGTTTGGCCGGCAGCGGTACTGGGGCGAGCCTATTCCGATTTACTATAAAGACGATGTAGCTTACCCTTTGCCGGAAAGTGAATTGCCGTTAATCTTACCCGAAATCGATGCCTTTCTACCAACCGAAACCGGTGAGCCTCCCTTAGGTCGCGCCAAAGATTGGAAATACCAGGCCGAATATCACTACGAGTTGACTACTATGCCCGGCTGGGCCGGTTCCAGTTGGTACTATTTACGGTACATGGCGCCGGATAATGGAAAGCAGTTTGTGAGTTCGGAAGCTGAGAAATACTGGGGTAGTGTTGATCTTTACATCGGTGGTTCGGAGCACGCTACCGGTCACTTATTGTACGCGCGATTCTGGTACAAATTTTTGAAAGACCTGGGTTTGGTATCCAGTGAAGAACCTTTTAAAAAGCTGATTAACCAGGGTATGATCCAGGGTCGGTCCAACTTTGTCTACCGGGTAAGCAATACCCATCAGTTTGTTTCTTATAATTTGCGCCACCAGTACGATGTTACCCCTTTGCACGTCGACGTTAATATTGTAGAAAATGATGTTTTAGACATAGAAGCATTTAAAAAGTGGCGATCTGATTTAGCTGATTCTGAATTTATTTTGGAAAACGGTAAATACATCTGCGGCTGGGAAGTAGAGAAAATGTCGAAGCGGTGGTACAACGTAGTTAATCCGGATGACATCATACATAAAGTAGGAACGGATACTTTGCGGATGTACGAAATGTTTTTAGGGCCTCTCGAGCAATTTAAACCCTGGAATACCAATGGCATTGATGGGGTGCACAAGTTCTTAAAACGTTTCTGGAAGTTATTTTTCGATGCAAATAACCAGTTCTATGTTTCTAACGAGGAGCCAACGGCCACCGAATTAAAAACCTTGCACAAAACCATTAAAAAAGTGGAAGAAGACATTGAACGCTTTTCGTTTAATACTTCGGTAAGCACCTTCATGATTTGCGTAAATGAGTTAACGGCTTTAAAATGTACTAAAAAAGCAATTCTGGAGCCTTTAACCATTGCATTATCGCCCTACGCCCCGCATATTACCGAAGAGCTCTGGCACCTGTTAGGTCATGCGGATAGCATTTCTTACGCCCGTTTCCCGGCTTGGCAGGAAAAGTATCTTACCGAAAGTTCTTTTGAATACCCTATTTCGGTAAACGGCAAAATGCGAGGTAAACTAACTTTCCCAACCGACATGGCGAAAGAGTTAATTGAACAAGAAGTAATTGGTTCTGGATTAATTGATAAATATCTGGAAGGGAAAGCACCCAAAAAAATAATTGTAGTACCTAATAAAATTGTGAATGTGGTAGTGTAA